One window of Curtobacterium sp. 458 genomic DNA carries:
- a CDS encoding acyltransferase family protein, which yields MQKRAKPHLRADIQGLRAVAIGLVVLYHLWPNRLPGGFVGVDVFFVISGFLITGHLVRSIGSQPTPRLLVDFYARRIRRLAPAAVLVIVFVLIASVLLLPPTSLAPTGWSALASTLFSQNWYLASQSVSYLEAASQPSALQHFWSLSVEEQFYIAWPLVLLAVALVAHRRRVPMRRALGTAVLFLGAVSFVWSLVHTATDPDVAFFDTTARAWQFAVGAVIALLPERVRVPGWLAWAGIASIAIATLAFSDSTPFPGAAALLPTVGAGLVIAARSSEDGVWSWAYVSRFGAVRWLGDISYSAYLWHWPLIVLLPVAVGHALGTREKVAIILATLVLAGVSQRFVEDPFRRAPWLTARRRRSFVAGATAAAVLVIGSIGSVGVSNAATASENAALIAKVTKGDSCYAAAALGNPDCGNAFGKLDRAHLPESLADKPVAWQDDCIDDITENTEKLCSLGDPAGTQTVLLWGDSHAGAWSSAFDIAGKINHWRIIVAARNKCPSSLVAPDETAWGEKLPQDQQRWCADRNAWVLKSVVPKVDRVVLADLWANYVFDGGRGNQAKGYERLVESTRAVGRDVTVMQHVPLTGPTLEKKVWGPDCLAKQTPSSCSNPLASAYPASTSAVFRAMRDDGLGNAVGYVPVEDRFCDESRCYSAIGGVSVYFDGSHLSNTYSTSLGPWLAKSLRENDTLNSADLG from the coding sequence GTGCAGAAGCGAGCGAAACCGCACCTTCGGGCCGACATCCAGGGGCTCCGTGCCGTCGCGATCGGACTCGTCGTCCTCTACCACCTCTGGCCGAATCGACTTCCCGGGGGCTTCGTCGGGGTCGACGTGTTCTTCGTCATCTCAGGCTTCTTAATCACCGGTCACCTGGTGCGGTCCATCGGATCGCAGCCCACTCCGCGGCTACTGGTCGACTTCTACGCTCGTCGGATCCGACGTCTGGCACCCGCCGCCGTTCTGGTGATCGTGTTCGTGTTGATCGCCTCAGTTCTGTTGCTCCCCCCGACGAGTCTCGCGCCGACCGGGTGGAGTGCCCTCGCATCCACGCTCTTCTCGCAGAACTGGTACCTCGCCTCCCAGTCGGTGAGCTACCTCGAGGCGGCTTCCCAGCCGAGCGCGCTCCAACACTTCTGGTCCCTCTCTGTGGAGGAACAGTTCTACATCGCGTGGCCGCTCGTCCTGCTCGCGGTCGCGCTCGTCGCTCATCGTCGGCGTGTGCCGATGCGCCGTGCGCTCGGGACGGCCGTACTGTTCCTCGGGGCGGTGAGTTTCGTATGGTCCCTCGTCCACACCGCGACCGATCCTGACGTCGCATTCTTCGACACGACGGCTCGAGCCTGGCAGTTTGCCGTCGGGGCCGTCATCGCACTCCTGCCGGAGCGTGTTCGTGTCCCCGGCTGGCTCGCGTGGGCCGGCATCGCAAGCATCGCGATCGCGACGCTCGCGTTCTCGGACTCGACCCCGTTCCCGGGTGCCGCAGCGTTGCTCCCGACAGTCGGCGCGGGGCTCGTCATCGCAGCACGATCGTCCGAGGACGGAGTGTGGTCGTGGGCCTACGTGTCCCGCTTCGGCGCCGTGCGCTGGCTGGGTGACATCTCCTACTCGGCATACCTCTGGCACTGGCCCCTGATCGTGCTTCTACCGGTCGCTGTCGGGCACGCCCTCGGAACCCGCGAGAAGGTCGCGATCATCCTTGCGACGCTGGTCCTCGCCGGTGTCAGCCAACGGTTCGTGGAGGACCCGTTCCGGCGCGCCCCGTGGCTCACCGCTCGACGGCGTCGGAGCTTCGTCGCCGGCGCGACTGCTGCGGCCGTGCTGGTGATCGGCTCGATCGGTTCAGTCGGGGTGAGCAACGCAGCGACCGCCAGCGAGAACGCGGCACTGATCGCGAAGGTCACGAAGGGCGACAGCTGCTACGCGGCGGCGGCGCTCGGGAACCCCGATTGCGGCAACGCCTTCGGCAAGCTGGACCGCGCACACCTGCCGGAATCCCTCGCGGACAAGCCTGTGGCATGGCAGGACGACTGCATCGACGACATCACCGAGAACACCGAGAAGCTCTGTTCCTTGGGTGATCCGGCCGGCACTCAGACGGTCCTCCTGTGGGGAGATTCCCATGCGGGTGCATGGTCGTCGGCTTTCGACATCGCGGGCAAGATCAACCACTGGAGGATCATCGTCGCCGCGCGCAACAAGTGCCCCTCGTCGCTCGTTGCGCCGGACGAGACGGCCTGGGGAGAGAAGCTTCCACAGGACCAGCAGCGTTGGTGCGCCGACCGCAACGCGTGGGTGCTCAAGTCCGTCGTCCCGAAGGTCGATCGCGTGGTGCTCGCGGACCTCTGGGCGAACTACGTGTTCGACGGCGGGCGTGGGAACCAGGCGAAGGGGTACGAACGACTCGTCGAGTCGACCCGAGCCGTCGGGCGTGACGTCACGGTGATGCAGCATGTCCCGCTGACCGGCCCGACCCTCGAGAAGAAGGTATGGGGGCCAGACTGCTTGGCGAAGCAGACGCCGTCGTCGTGCTCGAACCCGCTCGCTTCGGCCTACCCAGCATCGACGAGCGCTGTGTTCCGTGCGATGCGGGACGACGGTCTCGGCAATGCTGTCGGTTACGTGCCGGTCGAGGACCGATTCTGCGACGAGTCCCGCTGTTACTCAGCCATCGGCGGGGTGTCGGTGTACTTCGACGGATCGCATCTGTCCAACACGTACAGCACCTCCCTCGGCCCGTGGCTCGCGAAGTCGCTCCGTGAGAACGACACGCTGAACAGCGCAGACCTCGGATGA
- a CDS encoding CDP-glycerol glycerophosphotransferase family protein: MTSAMPPTQHRFKVGAVFAVYNVARFLPDLLASLERQSYPLRQTQLVFVDDGSTDDSLAILRGWASGREDHVVVTTQANAWVAAARNTGIELVDAEWVTFADPDDVFDDRYFEEVVKFIDLHGAPRVGMLATHQMRLNEGQELLNTHPLRMKFAKGSRIIDLEQEPVIQLAVNSAFFRLDDVRAHGIEFDGRVRPVFEDAHFIGRYLLATGKSDIGVLASAKYHYRMRGDGTSLMETHFDHPGKYTDVLRHGALDLLERAERAGSVPRWLENTVLYDLFWYFKNERALNSPSALAPPTTFDEFHRLVAAIRSKISDDAIHSFDIMWVEFAVRRALLVGYSGVPERPTYAKLERVDEVRQHVKITYWFTGDRPTERIVVDGREGEPVYAKDQDFVFYGRTVLRQRHLWIERARLTRLWVDGRVVPFTRGERYEPDEALTLRQLKPQILGQRKRLENKWADVDTPATRHLRRAAAAVYGKARRGVYKRKLEDAILGVSVRAKSVRDRFQDAWVFMDRNTDANDNAEHLYRWVRHHHPEVNAWFVLDEKSRDWARLEAEGFRLVAHKSRDWRKLLLHAKHLASSHIDVYVVSPLDRRRYGEPRFTFTWLQHGVTNYDISRWVNAKPAELFVTVTPQEKQSIAGDGPYTFTEREVVMTGFPRHDELLRKRRSTVPEDQDLILIMPTWRKKLAGVQVPGSNERLKNPAFLVSDYAKQYNALIGSERVRDLAARTGKRVIFMPHPNMQPYLPDFDIPAWVDVWDFATKNVQDVLARAAALVTDYSSLGFEAAFLDVPLVYFQFDAASFFDGTHVGRRGYFDYARDGFGPVAEDVPGVEAALEQIGAADYTSAPVHQARTREAFVTRDEHNCERVFRAMQALDGGPRIDEPTGTRSAVGAA, translated from the coding sequence ATGACGTCCGCCATGCCGCCGACGCAGCACCGTTTCAAGGTCGGCGCGGTGTTCGCCGTGTACAACGTCGCGCGATTCCTCCCGGACCTGCTCGCGTCACTCGAACGCCAGTCGTACCCGCTCCGGCAGACGCAGCTCGTCTTCGTCGACGACGGCTCGACCGACGACAGTCTCGCGATCCTTCGCGGGTGGGCCTCGGGGCGCGAAGACCACGTCGTGGTGACCACGCAGGCGAATGCATGGGTTGCGGCAGCCCGGAACACCGGTATCGAGCTGGTAGATGCCGAGTGGGTGACGTTCGCCGATCCCGACGATGTCTTCGATGACCGGTACTTCGAGGAAGTCGTGAAGTTCATCGATCTGCACGGAGCGCCCCGGGTCGGCATGCTCGCGACGCACCAGATGCGACTCAACGAAGGACAGGAGCTGCTGAACACCCATCCCTTGCGCATGAAGTTCGCGAAGGGTTCCCGGATCATCGACCTTGAGCAGGAGCCGGTCATCCAGCTCGCGGTGAACTCCGCGTTCTTCCGGCTCGACGACGTCCGAGCGCACGGGATCGAGTTCGACGGGCGGGTCCGTCCCGTCTTCGAGGACGCCCACTTCATCGGGCGGTACCTGCTCGCGACCGGGAAGAGCGACATCGGAGTCCTCGCCTCCGCGAAGTACCACTACCGGATGCGTGGCGACGGCACATCGTTGATGGAGACGCACTTCGACCACCCGGGCAAGTACACGGACGTTCTCCGTCACGGTGCCCTGGACCTGCTGGAGCGGGCGGAACGAGCCGGCTCCGTGCCCCGCTGGCTCGAGAACACCGTCCTCTACGACCTGTTCTGGTACTTCAAGAACGAGCGCGCGCTCAATTCTCCGTCTGCCCTCGCCCCGCCGACGACCTTCGATGAGTTCCACCGGCTCGTCGCGGCGATCCGCAGCAAGATCTCGGACGACGCAATCCATTCGTTCGACATCATGTGGGTCGAGTTCGCCGTCCGCCGGGCGCTGCTCGTTGGGTACTCCGGGGTGCCCGAACGGCCGACCTACGCGAAACTCGAGCGGGTCGACGAGGTCCGTCAGCACGTCAAGATCACCTATTGGTTCACTGGTGACCGTCCGACAGAGCGGATCGTCGTCGACGGGCGCGAAGGAGAGCCCGTCTACGCGAAGGATCAGGACTTCGTCTTCTACGGACGCACGGTGCTACGGCAGCGACACCTCTGGATCGAACGAGCGCGGCTCACGCGGTTGTGGGTGGATGGCCGTGTGGTCCCGTTCACGCGAGGTGAGCGGTACGAGCCGGACGAGGCGCTGACGCTCCGGCAGTTGAAGCCGCAGATCCTCGGGCAGCGCAAGCGACTCGAGAACAAGTGGGCGGATGTCGACACCCCGGCGACGCGGCACCTCCGTCGAGCGGCTGCAGCCGTGTACGGGAAGGCGCGGCGCGGGGTCTACAAGCGCAAGCTCGAAGACGCCATCCTCGGGGTCTCCGTTCGTGCAAAGAGCGTCCGCGATCGCTTCCAGGACGCCTGGGTGTTCATGGATCGCAACACCGACGCGAACGACAACGCGGAACACCTGTACCGATGGGTCCGGCATCACCACCCAGAGGTCAACGCCTGGTTCGTCCTCGACGAGAAGTCGAGGGATTGGGCACGACTCGAAGCCGAGGGCTTCCGCCTCGTCGCGCACAAGAGTCGTGATTGGCGGAAGCTCCTCCTCCACGCCAAGCACCTTGCCTCGTCACACATCGACGTCTACGTGGTGAGCCCGCTCGACCGCCGACGGTACGGCGAGCCGCGGTTCACGTTCACTTGGCTCCAGCACGGCGTGACCAATTACGACATCTCCCGCTGGGTGAACGCCAAGCCAGCCGAGCTCTTCGTGACGGTGACGCCGCAGGAGAAGCAGTCCATCGCGGGGGACGGGCCCTACACGTTCACCGAGCGTGAGGTCGTGATGACCGGTTTCCCTCGGCACGATGAACTCTTGCGGAAGCGCCGATCGACGGTGCCCGAGGACCAGGACCTCATCCTCATCATGCCGACCTGGCGGAAGAAGCTCGCTGGCGTCCAGGTTCCCGGCAGCAACGAGCGGTTGAAGAACCCGGCGTTCCTCGTGAGTGATTACGCCAAGCAGTACAACGCGCTCATCGGGTCAGAACGTGTCCGTGACCTAGCAGCGCGTACCGGGAAACGGGTCATCTTCATGCCGCACCCGAACATGCAGCCTTACCTGCCCGACTTCGACATCCCAGCATGGGTCGATGTTTGGGACTTCGCGACGAAGAACGTCCAGGACGTTCTTGCGAGGGCCGCGGCGTTGGTCACCGACTACTCATCCCTAGGCTTCGAGGCGGCGTTCCTCGACGTGCCGCTGGTGTACTTCCAGTTCGATGCAGCCTCTTTCTTCGACGGGACGCACGTCGGCCGCAGGGGGTACTTCGATTACGCCCGGGACGGCTTCGGACCCGTCGCGGAAGACGTCCCGGGGGTGGAAGCGGCTCTCGAGCAGATCGGCGCTGCCGACTACACCTCGGCCCCGGTGCACCAGGCACGCACCAGGGAGGCGTTCGTCACGCGCGACGAGCACAACTGCGAACGGGTGTTCCGTGCGATGCAGGCACTCGACGGCGGTCCGCGCATCGACGAGCCGACTGGAACGCGGAGCGCCGTCGGAGCAGCCTGA
- a CDS encoding glycosyltransferase, translated as MLISFVNHSTAPVSLGGAERSLLRFVEDWQAADPSMRPTFVTKAPRGKFTAALDERGWEYAAFRYRGWALPSPQPAPAAERAAFATVDYAAVNAIIRLYERERPDLVVTNTLVAPWASFAAAVLGIPQAWFVREYGDLDHGLHFQTGRAGVLGDIGLMAGAVVTNSEAMRTHLAQYIPDEKLSIAYPTVDTERLLATRSDAPAVAPFPQAEPGLRITVVGRVEESKGQHRVIDALGQLHERGIAASVCFVGGWKHPGEDQRLTDRARSLGVADRVVFAGEQAAPAPFVEAADVCVTPSTIEAFGRTTAEYMTLGKPVVATRTGGSAELIEPGVTGMLVDADDTTALADALAAYAADPDSAGRHGAAARDRLTSVLGAGHDNAAAIARLSALVGTEGYRLPRAARYWFELPGAYASLGATSARAAVGLLANRVRTRSGAVGRMLARPGAVVRKLVRR; from the coding sequence GTGCTCATCAGCTTCGTCAATCACTCGACGGCGCCTGTGAGCCTCGGGGGCGCAGAGCGGAGCCTGCTCAGGTTCGTCGAGGACTGGCAGGCCGCCGACCCGTCGATGCGTCCCACCTTCGTCACGAAGGCCCCCCGCGGGAAGTTCACCGCCGCGCTCGACGAGCGAGGCTGGGAGTACGCCGCGTTCCGGTACCGCGGCTGGGCCCTCCCGAGCCCCCAGCCGGCCCCCGCCGCGGAACGCGCGGCCTTCGCGACGGTCGACTACGCCGCCGTGAACGCGATCATCCGGCTGTACGAGCGAGAGCGTCCCGACCTCGTCGTCACGAACACCCTCGTCGCCCCGTGGGCGTCCTTCGCCGCCGCCGTGCTCGGGATCCCCCAGGCGTGGTTCGTCCGCGAGTACGGCGACCTCGACCACGGCCTGCACTTCCAGACCGGACGCGCGGGCGTCCTCGGCGACATCGGCCTCATGGCGGGTGCCGTCGTCACGAACTCCGAGGCGATGCGCACGCACCTCGCGCAGTACATCCCGGACGAGAAGCTCTCGATCGCCTACCCGACCGTCGACACCGAGCGGCTGCTCGCCACGCGGTCGGACGCCCCCGCGGTCGCGCCGTTCCCGCAGGCCGAGCCCGGGCTCCGGATCACGGTCGTGGGCCGGGTGGAGGAGTCGAAGGGCCAGCACCGCGTCATCGACGCCCTCGGTCAGTTGCACGAGCGCGGCATCGCGGCGAGCGTCTGCTTCGTCGGCGGGTGGAAGCACCCCGGCGAGGACCAGCGCCTGACCGACCGCGCCCGCTCGCTCGGCGTCGCGGACCGCGTCGTGTTCGCCGGCGAGCAGGCCGCGCCGGCACCGTTCGTCGAGGCGGCCGACGTCTGCGTCACGCCGTCGACCATCGAGGCGTTCGGTCGCACCACGGCCGAGTACATGACGCTCGGCAAGCCCGTGGTCGCCACCCGCACCGGCGGCAGCGCCGAGCTCATCGAGCCCGGCGTCACCGGCATGCTCGTCGACGCGGACGACACGACGGCCCTCGCGGACGCCCTGGCGGCCTACGCAGCCGACCCCGACTCGGCCGGGAGGCACGGTGCGGCTGCCCGGGACCGGCTCACGTCGGTCCTCGGTGCCGGCCACGACAACGCGGCCGCGATCGCCCGCCTGTCCGCCCTGGTCGGCACCGAGGGCTACCGACTCCCCCGGGCAGCGCGGTACTGGTTCGAGTTGCCCGGCGCGTACGCGTCCCTCGGCGCGACGAGCGCCCGTGCCGCGGTCGGTCTCCTCGCGAACCGCGTGCGGACCCGCAGCGGTGCGGTCGGCCGGATGCTGGCGCGGCCCGGTGCCGTGGTCCGGAAGCTGGTCCGCCGGTGA
- a CDS encoding ABC transporter ATP-binding protein produces the protein MSVEHVSKRFRMYHERNDSLKSMVMRGKKSVHEDFWALKDVSFEVPHGTTFGLIGKNGSGKSTLLKCLAKILWPEEGSITARGKQASLLEVGSGFHPELSGRENVFLNGSILGMSRKEVARKFDEIVSFSGVGHFIDQPVKNYSSGMYVRLGFSVAVAVTPDILVVDEVLAVGDATFQKRCRTKFKEMKEEGRTVILVSHSMSTVKDMCDEVAWLNEGELKMIGKTDDVVKAYNETV, from the coding sequence GTGTCCGTCGAACACGTCTCCAAGCGGTTCCGCATGTACCACGAGCGGAACGACTCGCTGAAGAGCATGGTGATGCGCGGGAAGAAGTCCGTGCACGAGGACTTCTGGGCCCTTAAGGACGTCTCGTTCGAGGTGCCGCACGGCACGACCTTTGGCCTCATCGGCAAGAACGGGTCGGGCAAGTCCACGCTCCTCAAGTGCCTCGCGAAGATCCTCTGGCCCGAGGAGGGCTCCATCACCGCCCGCGGCAAGCAGGCGTCGCTGCTCGAGGTCGGGTCCGGCTTCCACCCGGAGCTGTCCGGCCGTGAGAACGTCTTCCTCAACGGTTCGATCCTCGGGATGAGCCGCAAGGAGGTCGCGCGGAAGTTCGACGAGATCGTGTCGTTCTCCGGCGTCGGCCACTTCATCGACCAGCCCGTGAAGAACTACTCGTCGGGCATGTACGTGCGGCTCGGGTTCTCCGTGGCCGTCGCCGTGACGCCGGACATCCTGGTCGTGGACGAGGTGCTGGCCGTGGGGGACGCGACGTTCCAGAAGCGGTGCCGGACCAAGTTCAAGGAGATGAAGGAGGAGGGCCGCACGGTCATCCTCGTCTCCCACTCGATGAGCACGGTCAAGGACATGTGCGACGAGGTGGCTTGGCTCAACGAGGGCGAGCTGAAGATGATCGGCAAGACCGACGACGTCGTCAAGGCGTACAACGAAACCGTCTGA
- a CDS encoding ABC transporter permease translates to MSYLNELVSSRELLANLTAREVKGKYRRTVFGQLWSLINPLATMLIYTIVYSFIFRARLEVGDPSGLNIYPLWLMCGLLPWIFARNVINSGMTSIVSNGSLIKKVYFPRMTLPLAAVGSFGFTWVVEMGVLLIALAIAGSKFWLFIPLIALTMVFLAMFAAGLGLILSIVNVHFRDMQHLVGIALQMWMYLSPIIYPLSLVEDAANKAGHPWIIHVYKLNPIERFSEVFRNLMYDNRLPNWTDLVACAIAGFASLALGYFVFSRNEKKLAELL, encoded by the coding sequence ATGTCCTACCTGAACGAGCTCGTGTCGTCACGGGAACTCTTGGCGAACCTCACAGCACGAGAGGTGAAGGGCAAGTACCGCCGCACCGTCTTCGGTCAGCTGTGGTCGCTCATCAACCCGCTGGCGACGATGCTGATCTACACCATCGTCTACTCGTTCATCTTCCGGGCGCGGCTCGAGGTCGGTGACCCCAGCGGGCTCAACATCTACCCCCTCTGGCTCATGTGCGGTCTGCTGCCGTGGATCTTCGCCAGGAACGTCATCAACTCCGGCATGACCTCGATCGTGTCGAACGGGTCGCTGATCAAGAAGGTGTACTTCCCGCGGATGACGCTGCCGCTCGCGGCCGTCGGGTCCTTCGGGTTCACCTGGGTCGTCGAGATGGGCGTCCTGCTCATCGCCCTCGCGATCGCCGGCTCCAAGTTCTGGTTGTTCATCCCGCTCATCGCGCTCACGATGGTGTTCCTCGCGATGTTCGCCGCCGGCCTCGGGCTCATCCTGTCGATCGTCAACGTGCACTTCCGCGACATGCAGCACCTCGTCGGCATCGCCCTGCAGATGTGGATGTACCTGTCGCCGATCATCTACCCGCTGTCGCTCGTCGAGGATGCTGCGAACAAGGCCGGGCACCCGTGGATCATCCACGTCTACAAGCTCAACCCCATCGAGCGGTTCTCCGAGGTCTTCCGCAACCTCATGTACGACAACCGCCTCCCGAACTGGACCGACCTGGTCGCGTGCGCCATCGCAGGCTTCGCATCGCTCGCACTCGGCTACTTCGTGTTCTCCCGCAACGAGAAGAAGCTGGCTGAACTCCTGTGA
- a CDS encoding glycosyltransferase family 2 protein codes for MSAARRPVTIVVPVYDDLPGLERCIEALLETVDFSVDRVLLANDVGPRVDKIEARVLELVGDHAGFEYTRNARNLGFVGNCNRAVLELDQTGNDVLLLNSDTVPLPGFLDEMTAVLQADDSIGVVCARSDNATIASYPYARRNPRASLAPRRTRELHGRTKYLLPQYTVSPVAMGFCFLIRREMVDRFGLFDDVFSPGYGEENDFCLRINEYGFQSVLANRALVLHTGSTSFSGDRGPSLRLEHERILLERYPFYAGAVALFLARYRDAVDVFADAFLPDDDVVRVALHLPEALTSNVIDRTDQILAAAPDDVVVTLIVAKPQLRTARQAFPGAAIAVGGRPRQIFDVAIALGALTTFGQLSALNANAPRWILVDPVSQDVRWSHAVSNHRASAIDRILRRFENRSTTWTTGEDLLNLVRTTAGTEIDAAALRARWHAVSDIAEATGLLVHRATVSIRRLTALTFGARNPRIAQRLRGIIGRGA; via the coding sequence GTGAGCGCGGCACGTCGGCCGGTCACCATCGTCGTCCCGGTCTACGACGACCTGCCGGGCCTCGAGCGCTGCATCGAGGCGCTGCTCGAGACCGTCGACTTCAGCGTCGACCGGGTGCTCCTCGCGAACGACGTCGGCCCGCGGGTCGACAAGATCGAGGCCCGCGTCCTGGAGCTCGTGGGCGACCACGCCGGCTTCGAGTACACGCGCAACGCGCGGAACCTCGGCTTCGTCGGCAACTGCAACCGCGCCGTGCTCGAACTCGACCAGACCGGCAACGACGTCCTGCTGCTGAACAGCGACACCGTGCCGCTGCCCGGCTTCCTCGACGAGATGACGGCCGTCCTCCAGGCGGACGACTCGATCGGCGTGGTGTGCGCGCGGAGCGACAACGCGACGATCGCCTCCTACCCGTACGCACGGCGGAACCCGCGGGCGAGCCTCGCACCGCGACGCACCCGCGAGCTCCACGGCCGCACGAAGTACCTGCTGCCGCAGTACACGGTCTCCCCCGTCGCGATGGGCTTCTGCTTCCTCATCCGCCGCGAGATGGTCGACCGCTTCGGCCTGTTCGACGACGTGTTCTCGCCGGGCTACGGCGAGGAGAACGACTTCTGCCTCCGCATCAACGAGTACGGTTTCCAGTCCGTCCTCGCGAACCGCGCCCTCGTCCTGCACACCGGGTCGACGAGCTTCAGCGGCGACCGGGGCCCGTCGCTGCGACTCGAGCACGAGCGCATCCTGCTCGAGCGGTACCCGTTCTACGCCGGCGCCGTCGCCCTGTTCCTCGCGCGCTACCGGGACGCGGTCGACGTGTTCGCCGACGCCTTCCTGCCGGACGACGACGTGGTCCGCGTCGCACTGCACCTCCCCGAGGCGCTCACCAGCAACGTCATCGACCGCACGGACCAGATCCTCGCCGCGGCTCCCGACGACGTCGTCGTGACGCTCATCGTCGCGAAGCCGCAGCTCCGGACCGCGCGTCAGGCGTTCCCCGGCGCAGCGATCGCGGTCGGCGGACGCCCTCGACAGATCTTCGACGTCGCCATCGCGCTCGGAGCGCTGACGACCTTCGGACAGCTCTCGGCCTTGAACGCGAACGCACCCCGGTGGATCCTGGTCGACCCCGTGTCGCAGGACGTCCGTTGGTCGCACGCCGTCTCGAACCACCGTGCGTCCGCGATCGACCGCATCCTGCGCCGCTTCGAGAACCGCAGCACGACCTGGACGACCGGCGAGGACCTCCTCAACCTCGTCCGCACCACCGCAGGGACGGAGATCGACGCGGCCGCACTGCGCGCGCGCTGGCACGCGGTGTCCGACATCGCGGAGGCGACGGGACTCCTCGTGCACCGTGCGACGGTGTCGATCCGTCGCCTCACGGCGCTCACCTTCGGTGCGCGCAACCCGCGGATCGCGCAGCGGTTGCGCGGGATCATCGGCCGCGGGGCCTGA